The segment TGGCACATCTAATACATCTTCGCAAGCTTCTTCGTTCAAGGTCTGCAATGCTCCACAAATCATTTGCTCCTCTAATGTTAcctgaaatatgtatatacatacttaaaatagatttttaaagcAGATTTTAAAGCCTCACACACacatttgtgtatatatataatctgcatacatataatatcaaaataaaattattaaaatttgtgaaattatgtTTCTTAAAACTTTAACAACAAATTCTTACCTGAAACTAATATACCGAGCGCAAGTGTGAGTAAGCAAgagaattacaatattaatctttattgagtactagtaatataaattttcgttaatttatttataaatacatatactgttaatattgtataattatatcaattatttttctttaatagattttataataccTGTAGCATACCTGTTTTTCCATGATGGATTGTTTATTTTGGTCACGACGAACCGATCCGTCTGTTCTTGATtgccctttctctttctctacgtGAGCAGGCATAcgtattgaattattttgcaaaacgtgatctaacaaagaaaattaaattactgatTGAAACCTAAATAAGAAACTCATAGAGAAATAGATAACGAGCGTACCTTTGCGTAAAATTTGTTCAGATCCTACAGTAAATCGAACACTTCGAGGGCCCTCCTCGTATCCGAAATACGAGAGTTCCATTTCTCTAAGCGATACAATTACCATACGGAACAATTCCCAATCCCCAAAAGTCATTTTAAATACCTAAAGAGAAACACAAGTACGTATGTGaaatctcctctctttctttgaaatataaacagataaagcgttataaaagattactttttttaGTTCTTGCAAATCGCAATGTAATAAAACTCGACCGTTAATGTTGTTGTCCTTGACTACTTGCTTGTACGTCGGTGCTTGAATCGAGTTAAGACTATCGATCTTGTCGATCATATCGCAAACTCCGTTCACTGATAAGGATGAGAGTTTCGTCTCAAGAATTTCGGACTATGAATAAAGAATAAGTAATAAAGCAGCGTTTTCCAAattgtaagaataataaaattatacaattaattaattacataccGGTAACGTTGTTGTTGCGGAAAGTGGTTTCGGTGTTGGTTCCATAGGAGGTATTTGCATCCAAGTAGATGGAGCTTGCCATTCTAAGCTTGGCTGGTAAGCCCAGGATGGTGTTGGCGGTACGGATCCCTGCAAACTAGATTGTTTGACAAGTTTCATATGCCGATTCGTCATCATGCCTCTGTGCGGCGGCCATTGCTCAGTCGGAACACCGTGCCAGACACCTTGTTTATACAGATTTGCATCTTCCTCGCTTTGTTGTTCTTCTTTTATCTTCTTCTTGATATAAGGGTCCAGATTGATGGTGAACGGCAAAAATATCTTCATATCGCTGATGAGCAAGCTAGATCGGTGAAAAGTGAGGAAGACGTCGAGCTTGCGTTCATCTCTGTCAATCTCGAGGAGCGGCTGTATTTCCTTCGATACCGGAATTTGCGGTCGcactctaataaatatataagaaataataatataaaaaaagaaaggaaagaaaaagagaatggGGTATAATTGACGCGTACTTATCGTAAAGACTTTTTAATGACATGTTATCGTCTAGGCTTTCCTCGTACATATCGTAATGAAGAATGAGCCAGGATGTTCTGAAAGGCCATTGCTCGGTAATGTTAATCCAACTAGCTAAATGATACCAGTTGAAGTCAATTTGGAATGCTTTAAGTAATCGTcctaaaaaaggaaaaaaagatatacaaagatataatgcaccaaataatcatatataaagttGTGTAATTATATTGCGTAACTCAATGCAATATTACCAGTGACGTAAACGACATTCATCAATCTTCTCATACTACGCGGGTTCACGTCGCTGAAGTAATCGTCAGTGAGTAGCATCTTGTTAAGATCCTGCGCACCGCCTAGTCGATTTAAGTTACTGCCAATACTGCTAGCGATTGATTCACTCAATCGTAATTTTCTACTGCCCTTTCTAGTCTGAGGTTTCAATTTCTCGTTGCTATTCATTATCGCCGATTCTGAACTAAGTCTCCTATTGGATACCGAATGATGCATGGTACTAGTCGCAGTATAGTTGACGCTCTCCTCTGCTTCTGTCCACGCTGtctttttacaatattgaGCAGTCTGTTGCGCGACCTTGACTTTACGTAAGCCGCTATTTTGCAAGTAAAAAGGCAGATGCACCATATTTCGCAAATAATCGTGACCACCAATATTCGATTCTGAGAATAATCTTCTGCTATTCACCTCCACCGCCTGTGTCGAAGAATAATCTTCATTATTATCGAATCACTCTCGAAGTCTTAAAGTAGATAATACAATGTCCTAGCTGCTTACCTTAGCTATTATATGTGGATCAATCGCTAATATTACGACAAAGGGGTATCCATTGTCGCTAAATAAGGCTTGTATAGCATCCAAAACTAGTAAAACTTTATCTTGTTCGCAACTGTCTAGACCGTCCACTATTATGACTAATCTACTTTGTTGAGCCATGAAACTATCCAAGCACTTGACCTATTTAAGAATTATGATTAaagattacattaataattctaattattatcaatagaCAAATAATTTACCATTTCCGTCATTAAACTGACTTCACTTCGCAAAGTCTGAATAAATCCTTCACTTTTTAGAGTTTCTAGTTTCGAAATGCTACGTTGAAGATGTCTCCTTTGTGAAAAAACTAACGCCTTTAATATTCTACTCCACGTATACAGATTCGCTATTATACTGATGGCCAAAACCAAACCGATCGTGATCATAATAATATGAGCAGTGACTCGATCTATCGTGGGCCTAAATATGATTCAAtacataagatatatataaccgcaatgtatatctatattcatttaaatggGTAATTACTCACTCGTTGCTCGATATGTCTATAAAATACACTGTGAGCACCGATAAACCGAAGAGTAGACTACAAAAGCAGAATtcgaatatgattatatacgGCAAACAACATAGATGCCTCCATTTCCATTTGGTCGTCGACTTGTCCGGTTTCGGCCGAAACGCTCTGTATAACCTGGTTGATAACAAACCAAAGTCATTTTCAATCGAGTCGTAAAGCGAGCCAACCATTTGGACGACTGCGTTCTCGCCGGCGGCGGTTGTTCCTACGCGAGTTTGATCGGTGAAGTAAAATTTGATCGGCTGCACCGCTATACTATCGTGACATTGACCACCCGGTGGATGACAAAAGATGACTTGTAATAATAGTTTCAGCGCATTCAATTTTGTGGTGAGCGCAACTGTAAAATTATACGGCCAGTACCAATCGTACCTACAATTAAAATGTCTCTGATGAAAATatcgaatgaaaaattatattctgttttcttttcacttaAGTCTTACCTCTTATTGGCATACCAAATAAGGAGCAGAAAGATATAAACGATAATGAGCAAACTTATCCCGCACGATAGACCAATGATCCATGATTGTAATGCGAGACCTATGGTGAGACCCACTACTAAAGATACGTGGGCTACTACTAGAAAGAGCAGGGTAGAGAATTGGAATACTGGATCGATCCATTGTCgagcaaaatttttcatttcctctgtgaaaaataattattgttaattttataaaagtcacAGAGCTTGAATAAACTACAATAAActacaatatgtattttaatgtttaaatatagaaatatatatttaattaactgcatagaatataaaatatatataacgttcAAAATTGGAAATGATGGccttctattaaattaatattttattttaaattaagatacaatttttacaaatttttttacaaagaaaaaatcgactccgaaatttatgaaaaatatttattagtctaaaagtaaatattctgGAATAGAACTTCTAAATATcagttttacaaattatttgacGATACCCTTCAATTTGTTCAGTAGGAATGACTTTCCAGATCCCCATTTTGCATAAAGTCCGACAGTAATCGGTGTAGAAAGCGACGGTTCACTGAGGATATCTGCTAGGGCGCTGCTGTACAAGTCGTAACCAAGCATATTTTCATTATCCTCATTAGTATTTAAACGTcctataatgtttattataatatttattgttaattattctacaaattgttagaaaattaaatatgtcacgtATCGTTGAGAATAATGGCCATGCTGATTTAAAACTTACGAGCGCCAAATATCTGTCCAAGGATTGTCTTGGGATGATTGACGTCGATGTTGTAGGGGGTCTCGCTTTGTCTATTCGGACGGTACAATAACTGGCTATTCTTTGGATTCCTCAGTAGTATCTCGACGATTGCTTTCGATCGCGCGCGCATCGCTACGTGCAGTACAGTGTCGCCCTTCTTGTCCGTAGCCGAGACCTTGGCTTTCTTGTCTAAAAGCAATTGCACGATTTCGGCGTTACGCGACCTCACCGCCCTCAGTAAAGGCGTGTCGCCGTCTTTCGTGGCAATCTCCAGGTCTGGGTTAGCGTTTAGTAATAATTTGAGTATCGGTACATTGCCTTTTTCTACTGCTATGTAAGTTGCGGTTTTTTTAtcctaaaatatatacggACGGAATTGTTAGTTCGATTTTAAATAAGCTTTCTTCTTTAGTTAATCGCGGAAAAGTCACGCGTGAACCTAACTCGAAGTGAGTTACGGATACCACAAGACGAAATCGTCTCTTACTAAAACGTCCATTGTACCGAGATTCGAATCTCGGTATCGATTATTTTGGCTCAAAGCTTTGCATATTCCGTTCGTGTGGAATTATGTCAACTCGATGTGAGTAACGATCCGACTTTATTGTAGAATGGtcaatatttagaatattcgtaataatcgatgaaaaatgtaatgtcttctttcaattaaaaaaaattgtaggaaaatGTGTAGGAAAATATGCGAATTAAAAAGAAGAGTACAGTCGTACCTTCCCGGCAATGTCGACATCTGCGTATTTTTTCAGCAG is part of the Anoplolepis gracilipes chromosome 2, ASM4749672v1, whole genome shotgun sequence genome and harbors:
- the Arms gene encoding uncharacterized protein Arms isoform X3, coding for MISINWSMSGSDTDLHSMEYKNERTNLLPNASFSSLPSQGSNRTYGSLSSTCQQAIQLFWNKSKQTLHRTDSMVSLCYRSLTSYITDDNLVGLQSFLENKRVQVDDRDENSSTALIFAATKGKIHFVRELINHGADVNAEDADNWTALLCTAKEGHTEICLELLEHGADLEHRDMGGWTALMWATYKGRSATVTMLLARGADVNAHGNFHISSLLWAAGRGYSDIVKDLIAHGAKVNVGDKYGTTALVWASRKGNVEIVDLLLKAGANVDTAGMYSWTALLVATLGNHVEVALLLLEHKPNVNALDKDGCTALAIACREGHHEIASALLNAGAYVNIQDRAGDTNLIHAVKGGHRSVVESLLKKYADVDIAGKDKKTATYIAVEKGNVPILKLLLNANPDLEIATKDGDTPLLRAVRSRNAEIVQLLLDKKAKVSATDKKGDTVLHVAMRARSKAIVEILLRNPKNSQLLYRPNRQSETPYNIDVNHPKTILGQIFGARRLNTNEDNENMLGYDLYSSALADILSEPSLSTPITVGLYAKWGSGKSFLLNKLKEEMKNFARQWIDPVFQFSTLLFLVVAHVSLVVGLTIGLALQSWIIGLSCGISLLIIVYIFLLLIWYANKRYDWYWPYNFTVALTTKLNALKLLLQVIFCHPPGGQCHDSIAVQPIKFYFTDQTRVGTTAAGENAVVQMVGSLYDSIENDFGLLSTRLYRAFRPKPDKSTTKWKWRHLCCLPYIIIFEFCFCSLLFGLSVLTVYFIDISSNEPTIDRVTAHIIMITIGLVLAISIIANLYTWSRILKALVFSQRRHLQRSISKLETLKSEGFIQTLRSEVSLMTEMVKCLDSFMAQQSRLVIIVDGLDSCEQDKVLLVLDAIQALFSDNGYPFVVILAIDPHIIAKAVEVNSRRLFSESNIGGHDYLRNMVHLPFYLQNSGLRKVKVAQQTAQYCKKTAWTEAEESVNYTATSTMHHSVSNRRLSSESAIMNSNEKLKPQTRKGSRKLRLSESIASSIGSNLNRLGGAQDLNKMLLTDDYFSDVNPRSMRRLMNVVYVTGRLLKAFQIDFNWYHLASWINITEQWPFRTSWLILHYDMYEESLDDNMSLKSLYDKVRPQIPVSKEIQPLLEIDRDERKLDVFLTFHRSSLLISDMKIFLPFTINLDPYIKKKIKEEQQSEEDANLYKQGVWHGVPTEQWPPHRGMMTNRHMKLVKQSSLQGSVPPTPSWAYQPSLEWQAPSTWMQIPPMEPTPKPLSATTTLPSEILETKLSSLSVNGVCDMIDKIDSLNSIQAPTYKQVVKDNNINGRVLLHCDLQELKKVFKMTFGDWELFRMVIVSLREMELSYFGYEEGPRSVRFTVGSEQILRKDHVLQNNSIRMPAHVEKEKGQSRTDGSVRRDQNKQSIMEKQVTLEEQMICGALQTLNEEACEDVLDVPSSTVAPTTDSLSSGPVASVHDTDYVLLQASPLFRWTPINDEPVSSDDSSHDSTVFLPRTNSQRSITSQHSTRSACSHKPPKKTGSNISITRPSSLFISPPPSPKPAFRSKSTDERYMGNNIPLKTTSSVPTEKRRSISTLNDEIVITVSSSSMEKLSKLKDRLIGITPTETPDVESDDESTPLVSEISTPTHSQSDSVFRHSAENSSSPSSNKSLPRDRERCVDVDYSDTASLMIRESSNDGKQSPPRQDTNVKWDNPETPV
- the Arms gene encoding kinase D-interacting substrate of 220 kDa B isoform X6, which gives rise to MLRLTTLSRTLHRTDSMVSLCYRSLTSYITDDNLVGLQSFLENKRVQVDDRDENSSTALIFAATKGKIHFVRELINHGADVNAEDADNWTALLCTAKEGHTEICLELLEHGADLEHRDMGGWTALMWATYKGRSATVTMLLARGADVNAHGNFHISSLLWAAGRGYSDIVKDLIAHGAKVNVGDKYGTTALVWASRKGNVEIVDLLLKAGANVDTAGMYSWTALLVATLGNHVEVALLLLEHKPNVNALDKDGCTALAIACREGHHEIASALLNAGAYVNIQDRAGDTNLIHAVKGGHRSVVESLLKKYADVDIAGKDKKTATYIAVEKGNVPILKLLLNANPDLEIATKDGDTPLLRAVRSRNAEIVQLLLDKKAKVSATDKKGDTVLHVAMRARSKAIVEILLRNPKNSQLLYRPNRQSETPYNIDVNHPKTILGQIFGARRLNTNEDNENMLGYDLYSSALADILSEPSLSTPITVGLYAKWGSGKSFLLNKLKEEMKNFARQWIDPVFQFSTLLFLVVAHVSLVVGLTIGLALQSWIIGLSCGISLLIIVYIFLLLIWYANKRYDWYWPYNFTVALTTKLNALKLLLQVIFCHPPGGQCHDSIAVQPIKFYFTDQTRVGTTAAGENAVVQMVGSLYDSIENDFGLLSTRLYRAFRPKPDKSTTKWKWRHLCCLPYIIIFEFCFCSLLFGLSVLTVYFIDISSNEPTIDRVTAHIIMITIGLVLAISIIANLYTWSRILKALVFSQRRHLQRSISKLETLKSEGFIQTLRSEVSLMTEMVKCLDSFMAQQSRLVIIVDGLDSCEQDKVLLVLDAIQALFSDNGYPFVVILAIDPHIIAKAVEVNSRRLFSESNIGGHDYLRNMVHLPFYLQNSGLRKVKVAQQTAQYCKKTAWTEAEESVNYTATSTMHHSVSNRRLSSESAIMNSNEKLKPQTRKGSRKLRLSESIASSIGSNLNRLGGAQDLNKMLLTDDYFSDVNPRSMRRLMNVVYVTGRLLKAFQIDFNWYHLASWINITEQWPFRTSWLILHYDMYEESLDDNMSLKSLYDKVRPQIPVSKEIQPLLEIDRDERKLDVFLTFHRSSLLISDMKIFLPFTINLDPYIKKKIKEEQQSEEDANLYKQGVWHGVPTEQWPPHRGMMTNRHMKLVKQSSLQGSVPPTPSWAYQPSLEWQAPSTWMQIPPMEPTPKPLSATTTLPSEILETKLSSLSVNGVCDMIDKIDSLNSIQAPTYKQVVKDNNINGRVLLHCDLQELKKVFKMTFGDWELFRMVIVSLREMELSYFGYEEGPRSVRFTVGSEQILRKDHVLQNNSIRMPAHVEKEKGQSRTDGSVRRDQNKQSIMEKQVTLEEQMICGALQTLNEEACEDVLDVPSSTVAPTTDSLSSGPVASVHDTDYVLLQASPLFRWTPINDEPVSSDDSSHDSTVFLPRTNSQRSITSQHSTRSACSHKPPKKTGSNISITRPSSLFISPPPSPKPAFRSKSTDERYMGNNIPLKTTSSVPTEKRRSISTLNDEIVITVSSSSMEKLSKLKDRLIGITPTETPDVESDDESTPLVSEISTPTHSQSDSVFRHSAENSSSPSSNKSLPRDRERCVDVDYSDTASLMIRESSNDGKQSPPRQDTNVKWDNPETPV
- the Arms gene encoding kinase D-interacting substrate of 220 kDa B isoform X7 encodes the protein MVSLCYRSLTSYITDDNLVGLQSFLENKRVQVDDRDENSSTALIFAATKGKIHFVRELINHGADVNAEDADNWTALLCTAKEGHTEICLELLEHGADLEHRDMGGWTALMWATYKGRSATVTMLLARGADVNAHGNFHISSLLWAAGRGYSDIVKDLIAHGAKVNVGDKYGTTALVWASRKGNVEIVDLLLKAGANVDTAGMYSWTALLVATLGNHVEVALLLLEHKPNVNALDKDGCTALAIACREGHHEIASALLNAGAYVNIQDRAGDTNLIHAVKGGHRSVVESLLKKYADVDIAGKDKKTATYIAVEKGNVPILKLLLNANPDLEIATKDGDTPLLRAVRSRNAEIVQLLLDKKAKVSATDKKGDTVLHVAMRARSKAIVEILLRNPKNSQLLYRPNRQSETPYNIDVNHPKTILGQIFGARRLNTNEDNENMLGYDLYSSALADILSEPSLSTPITVGLYAKWGSGKSFLLNKLKEEMKNFARQWIDPVFQFSTLLFLVVAHVSLVVGLTIGLALQSWIIGLSCGISLLIIVYIFLLLIWYANKRYDWYWPYNFTVALTTKLNALKLLLQVIFCHPPGGQCHDSIAVQPIKFYFTDQTRVGTTAAGENAVVQMVGSLYDSIENDFGLLSTRLYRAFRPKPDKSTTKWKWRHLCCLPYIIIFEFCFCSLLFGLSVLTVYFIDISSNEPTIDRVTAHIIMITIGLVLAISIIANLYTWSRILKALVFSQRRHLQRSISKLETLKSEGFIQTLRSEVSLMTEMVKCLDSFMAQQSRLVIIVDGLDSCEQDKVLLVLDAIQALFSDNGYPFVVILAIDPHIIAKAVEVNSRRLFSESNIGGHDYLRNMVHLPFYLQNSGLRKVKVAQQTAQYCKKTAWTEAEESVNYTATSTMHHSVSNRRLSSESAIMNSNEKLKPQTRKGSRKLRLSESIASSIGSNLNRLGGAQDLNKMLLTDDYFSDVNPRSMRRLMNVVYVTGRLLKAFQIDFNWYHLASWINITEQWPFRTSWLILHYDMYEESLDDNMSLKSLYDKVRPQIPVSKEIQPLLEIDRDERKLDVFLTFHRSSLLISDMKIFLPFTINLDPYIKKKIKEEQQSEEDANLYKQGVWHGVPTEQWPPHRGMMTNRHMKLVKQSSLQGSVPPTPSWAYQPSLEWQAPSTWMQIPPMEPTPKPLSATTTLPSEILETKLSSLSVNGVCDMIDKIDSLNSIQAPTYKQVVKDNNINGRVLLHCDLQELKKVFKMTFGDWELFRMVIVSLREMELSYFGYEEGPRSVRFTVGSEQILRKDHVLQNNSIRMPAHVEKEKGQSRTDGSVRRDQNKQSIMEKQVTLEEQMICGALQTLNEEACEDVLDVPSSTVAPTTDSLSSGPVASVHDTDYVLLQASPLFRWTPINDEPVSSDDSSHDSTVFLPRTNSQRSITSQHSTRSACSHKPPKKTGSNISITRPSSLFISPPPSPKPAFRSKSTDERYMGNNIPLKTTSSVPTEKRRSISTLNDEIVITVSSSSMEKLSKLKDRLIGITPTETPDVESDDESTPLVSEISTPTHSQSDSVFRHSAENSSSPSSNKSLPRDRERCVDVDYSDTASLMIRESSNDGKQSPPRQDTNVKWDNPETPV
- the Arms gene encoding kinase D-interacting substrate of 220 kDa B isoform X5, whose amino-acid sequence is MPHESKSPSKSQSIVSTSPKWNIASWNPKSWFNSNLDSDLTLHRTDSMVSLCYRSLTSYITDDNLVGLQSFLENKRVQVDDRDENSSTALIFAATKGKIHFVRELINHGADVNAEDADNWTALLCTAKEGHTEICLELLEHGADLEHRDMGGWTALMWATYKGRSATVTMLLARGADVNAHGNFHISSLLWAAGRGYSDIVKDLIAHGAKVNVGDKYGTTALVWASRKGNVEIVDLLLKAGANVDTAGMYSWTALLVATLGNHVEVALLLLEHKPNVNALDKDGCTALAIACREGHHEIASALLNAGAYVNIQDRAGDTNLIHAVKGGHRSVVESLLKKYADVDIAGKDKKTATYIAVEKGNVPILKLLLNANPDLEIATKDGDTPLLRAVRSRNAEIVQLLLDKKAKVSATDKKGDTVLHVAMRARSKAIVEILLRNPKNSQLLYRPNRQSETPYNIDVNHPKTILGQIFGARRLNTNEDNENMLGYDLYSSALADILSEPSLSTPITVGLYAKWGSGKSFLLNKLKEEMKNFARQWIDPVFQFSTLLFLVVAHVSLVVGLTIGLALQSWIIGLSCGISLLIIVYIFLLLIWYANKRYDWYWPYNFTVALTTKLNALKLLLQVIFCHPPGGQCHDSIAVQPIKFYFTDQTRVGTTAAGENAVVQMVGSLYDSIENDFGLLSTRLYRAFRPKPDKSTTKWKWRHLCCLPYIIIFEFCFCSLLFGLSVLTVYFIDISSNEPTIDRVTAHIIMITIGLVLAISIIANLYTWSRILKALVFSQRRHLQRSISKLETLKSEGFIQTLRSEVSLMTEMVKCLDSFMAQQSRLVIIVDGLDSCEQDKVLLVLDAIQALFSDNGYPFVVILAIDPHIIAKAVEVNSRRLFSESNIGGHDYLRNMVHLPFYLQNSGLRKVKVAQQTAQYCKKTAWTEAEESVNYTATSTMHHSVSNRRLSSESAIMNSNEKLKPQTRKGSRKLRLSESIASSIGSNLNRLGGAQDLNKMLLTDDYFSDVNPRSMRRLMNVVYVTGRLLKAFQIDFNWYHLASWINITEQWPFRTSWLILHYDMYEESLDDNMSLKSLYDKVRPQIPVSKEIQPLLEIDRDERKLDVFLTFHRSSLLISDMKIFLPFTINLDPYIKKKIKEEQQSEEDANLYKQGVWHGVPTEQWPPHRGMMTNRHMKLVKQSSLQGSVPPTPSWAYQPSLEWQAPSTWMQIPPMEPTPKPLSATTTLPSEILETKLSSLSVNGVCDMIDKIDSLNSIQAPTYKQVVKDNNINGRVLLHCDLQELKKVFKMTFGDWELFRMVIVSLREMELSYFGYEEGPRSVRFTVGSEQILRKDHVLQNNSIRMPAHVEKEKGQSRTDGSVRRDQNKQSIMEKQVTLEEQMICGALQTLNEEACEDVLDVPSSTVAPTTDSLSSGPVASVHDTDYVLLQASPLFRWTPINDEPVSSDDSSHDSTVFLPRTNSQRSITSQHSTRSACSHKPPKKTGSNISITRPSSLFISPPPSPKPAFRSKSTDERYMGNNIPLKTTSSVPTEKRRSISTLNDEIVITVSSSSMEKLSKLKDRLIGITPTETPDVESDDESTPLVSEISTPTHSQSDSVFRHSAENSSSPSSNKSLPRDRERCVDVDYSDTASLMIRESSNDGKQSPPRQDTNVKWDNPETPV
- the Arms gene encoding kinase D-interacting substrate of 220 kDa isoform X4 codes for the protein MSHLRTKTKVLADKTYKHVTATVECRRNQFSLLKGRPQNIVHRLEHRFHETLHRTDSMVSLCYRSLTSYITDDNLVGLQSFLENKRVQVDDRDENSSTALIFAATKGKIHFVRELINHGADVNAEDADNWTALLCTAKEGHTEICLELLEHGADLEHRDMGGWTALMWATYKGRSATVTMLLARGADVNAHGNFHISSLLWAAGRGYSDIVKDLIAHGAKVNVGDKYGTTALVWASRKGNVEIVDLLLKAGANVDTAGMYSWTALLVATLGNHVEVALLLLEHKPNVNALDKDGCTALAIACREGHHEIASALLNAGAYVNIQDRAGDTNLIHAVKGGHRSVVESLLKKYADVDIAGKDKKTATYIAVEKGNVPILKLLLNANPDLEIATKDGDTPLLRAVRSRNAEIVQLLLDKKAKVSATDKKGDTVLHVAMRARSKAIVEILLRNPKNSQLLYRPNRQSETPYNIDVNHPKTILGQIFGARRLNTNEDNENMLGYDLYSSALADILSEPSLSTPITVGLYAKWGSGKSFLLNKLKEEMKNFARQWIDPVFQFSTLLFLVVAHVSLVVGLTIGLALQSWIIGLSCGISLLIIVYIFLLLIWYANKRYDWYWPYNFTVALTTKLNALKLLLQVIFCHPPGGQCHDSIAVQPIKFYFTDQTRVGTTAAGENAVVQMVGSLYDSIENDFGLLSTRLYRAFRPKPDKSTTKWKWRHLCCLPYIIIFEFCFCSLLFGLSVLTVYFIDISSNEPTIDRVTAHIIMITIGLVLAISIIANLYTWSRILKALVFSQRRHLQRSISKLETLKSEGFIQTLRSEVSLMTEMVKCLDSFMAQQSRLVIIVDGLDSCEQDKVLLVLDAIQALFSDNGYPFVVILAIDPHIIAKAVEVNSRRLFSESNIGGHDYLRNMVHLPFYLQNSGLRKVKVAQQTAQYCKKTAWTEAEESVNYTATSTMHHSVSNRRLSSESAIMNSNEKLKPQTRKGSRKLRLSESIASSIGSNLNRLGGAQDLNKMLLTDDYFSDVNPRSMRRLMNVVYVTGRLLKAFQIDFNWYHLASWINITEQWPFRTSWLILHYDMYEESLDDNMSLKSLYDKVRPQIPVSKEIQPLLEIDRDERKLDVFLTFHRSSLLISDMKIFLPFTINLDPYIKKKIKEEQQSEEDANLYKQGVWHGVPTEQWPPHRGMMTNRHMKLVKQSSLQGSVPPTPSWAYQPSLEWQAPSTWMQIPPMEPTPKPLSATTTLPSEILETKLSSLSVNGVCDMIDKIDSLNSIQAPTYKQVVKDNNINGRVLLHCDLQELKKVFKMTFGDWELFRMVIVSLREMELSYFGYEEGPRSVRFTVGSEQILRKDHVLQNNSIRMPAHVEKEKGQSRTDGSVRRDQNKQSIMEKQVTLEEQMICGALQTLNEEACEDVLDVPSSTVAPTTDSLSSGPVASVHDTDYVLLQASPLFRWTPINDEPVSSDDSSHDSTVFLPRTNSQRSITSQHSTRSACSHKPPKKTGSNISITRPSSLFISPPPSPKPAFRSKSTDERYMGNNIPLKTTSSVPTEKRRSISTLNDEIVITVSSSSMEKLSKLKDRLIGITPTETPDVESDDESTPLVSEISTPTHSQSDSVFRHSAENSSSPSSNKSLPRDRERCVDVDYSDTASLMIRESSNDGKQSPPRQDTNVKWDNPETPV